Proteins co-encoded in one Populus trichocarpa isolate Nisqually-1 chromosome 10, P.trichocarpa_v4.1, whole genome shotgun sequence genomic window:
- the LOC18102586 gene encoding proline-rich receptor-like protein kinase PERK9 isoform X2, with protein sequence MATVSPSPNSPPSATPPPLNGTPPPSSTSSPPQASSPPPTSPPSQPNANPPDPRTPPAPSPPPQTPPPTVSNPPPATPSTPPPQPPPPMTSRSPPLSSSDPPSNSNSPPPLSATPPVSSPPPPPPSNPPSTAPPPPLLNPPTSSSPPSPSTTPPQNSPPPSSTPPPQSSSPSPPQISSPPPPSSPPPQSSPPPPSTPPPQSSPPSQPSSRPPQNSPPPPPPTPPPASLPPPRRSPPPPASTPPENSPRPPISIAPRPSNVPPPPRLTPPTSPQATPVPSDSNPPALSPPKIRLAPPPRALVSPPSPTNNTAPNSPGSSNSTGNGGIGTGGMVAIGAAIGIIMLSLVGLALWCMRRRRKEISGLNGVYVMPSSLGSSPRSGSTFTKTHSTAPLIASGSSSDCVSLPTESSGLGNSRPLFAFEELVKATNGFSSQNLLGEGGFGSVYKGYLPDGRDVAVKQLKIGGGQGEREFKAEVEIISRVHHRHLVSLVGYCICETRRLLVYDYVPNNTLYFHLHGVGGLALDWATRVKIAAGAARGIAYLHEDCHPRIIHRDIKSSNILLDNNYEAKVSDFGLAKLALDSNTHVTTRVMGTFGYMAPEYASSGKLTEKSDVFSYGVVLLELITGRKPVDASQPMGEESLVEWARPLLNHALENEELESLADPRLEKNYIESEMFRMIEAAAACVRHSASKRPRMGQVVRAFDTLAIADLTNGMRVGESELFNSAQQSEEIRLFRRMAFGSQNYSIDCYSLDN encoded by the exons ATGGCAACTGTATCTCCATCCCCAAATTCACCCCCCTCTGCTACTCCACCACCTTTAAACGGTACACCACCACCATCCTCTACTAGTTCACCACCACAAGCCTCCTCTCCTCCTCCCACTTCCCCACCTTCACAGCCCAATGCCAATCCACCAGACCCAAGAACCCCTCCTGCTCCATCACCACCACCCCAAACCCCTCCTCCTACTGTTTCTAATCCTCCTCCTGCCACACCATCAACCCCTCCACCACAACCACCACCTCCTATGACATCACGTTCTCCGCCTTTATCCAGTAGTGATCCTCCATCAAACTCCAATTCTCCTCCACCACTATCAGCAACTCCGCCTGTGAgctcacctccaccaccaccaccatctaaTCCACCATCAACTGCACCTCCACCACCACTGTTGAATCCACCTACAAGTTCCTCTCCACCATCACCATCAACAACACCACCTCAAAATTCTCCACCACCATCATCGACACCTCCACCTCAAAGTTCATCTCCATCACCGCCTCAAATCtcatctccaccaccaccatcatcaccgCCACCTCAGAGTTCAC ctccaccaccatcaACACCGCCACCTCAGAGTTCACCTCCATCACAACCCTCATCTAGGCCACCTCaaaattcaccaccaccacctcctccgaCCCCCCCACCAGCATCCTTGCCACCTCCTCGAAGATCACCTCCACCACCAGCATCAACTCCACCTGAGAATTCACCACGTCCACCAATTTCAATAGCCCCTCGTCCCAGTAATGTGCCCCCACCTCCTAGGCTTACTCCTCCAACTTCTCCTCAAGCAACACCTGTCCCATCAGATTCCAATCCACCAGCATTGTCACCGCCAAAAATAAGATTGGCTCCGCCTCCACGCGCACTTGTTTCCCCGCCATCACCCACGAACAATACCGCCCCTAATTCACCTGGAAGTTCAAACTCCACAGGTAATGGGGGCATCGGTACTGGAGGTATGGTGGCTATTGGTGCAGCAATAGGAATTATAATGCTCAGCCTTGTTGGACTGGCTCTCTGGTGCATGAGGAGGCGGCGAAAAGAGATTTCTGGACTCAATGGTGTTTATGTTATGCCATCTTCTTTGGGCTCTTCTCCAAGATCAG GTTCAACTTTCACAAAGACTCATTCTACGGCTCCCCTAATTGCAAGTGGTTCTAGCAGTGATTGTGTTTCTTTGCCAACTGAATCAAGCGGATTAGGTAATTCAAGGCCTTTGTTTGCGTTTGAAGAGCTAGTCAAGGCGACAAATGGGTTTTCATCCCAAAACCTTTTGGGAGAAGGTGGATTTGGTTCTGTATACAAAGGTTACCTTCCAGATGGGAGAGATGTGGCAGTGAAACAGCTAAAAATTGGTGGAGGGCAAGGTGAGCGAGAATTTAAAGCTGAAGTTGAGATTATTAGTCGCGTACACCACCGCCATTTGGTTTCTCTTGTGGGCTACTGCATATGTGAGACCCGAAGATTGCTCGTATATGATTATGTCCCTAACAATACCCTTTATTTCCATCTTCACG GGGTGGGTGGGCTGGCTCTGGATTGGGCAACACGTGTTAAGATTGCTGCTGGAGCAGCTCGGGGAATAGCTTATCTCCATGAAGACT GTCATCCTCGGATTATTCACAGGGATATTAAGTCGTCAAATATTCTCTTAGATAACAACTATGAAGCTAAG GTTTCAGACTTTGGGCTTGCCAAATTAGCTCTTGATTCAAACACTCATGTAACAACTCGTGTTATGGGAACCTTTGG ATACATGGCCCCTGAATATGCATCAAGCGGCAAATTAACAGAGAAATCTGATGTATTCTCATATGGAGTTGTGCTTTTGGAGCTAATCACTGGACGGAAGCCTGTGGATGCATCCCAGCCCATGGGAGAGGAGAGTCTTGTTGAATGG GCTCGACCTTTGCTAAATCATGCACTAGAAAATGAGGAACTTGAAAGTTTGGCAGATCCAAGGCTTGAAAAGAACTACATTGAAAGCGAAATGTTCCGGATGATTGAGGCTGCTGCGGCCTGTGTGCGGCATTCAGCTTCTAAGAGGCCACGGATGGGACAG GTTGTTAGAGCTTTTGATACTTTAGCGATAGCAGATCTAACCAACGGAATGAGAGTGGGAGAAAGTGAGCTATTCAACTCTGCACAACAATCTGAAGAAATTAGACTGTTTCGAAGGATGGCATTTGGTAGTCAAAATTACAGTATAGATTGTTATAGCCTGGATAATTAA
- the LOC18102586 gene encoding proline-rich receptor-like protein kinase PERK9 isoform X1, which produces MATVSPSPNSPPSATPPPLNGTPPPSSTSSPPQASSPPPTSPPSQPNANPPDPRTPPAPSPPPQTPPPTVSNPPPATPSTPPPQPPPPMTSRSPPLSSSDPPSNSNSPPPLSATPPVSSPPPPPPSNPPSTAPPPPLLNPPTSSSPPSPSTTPPQNSPPPSSTPPPQSSSPSPPQISSPPPPSSPPPQSSPPPPSLPPQSSPPPPSTPPPQSSPPSQPSSRPPQNSPPPPPPTPPPASLPPPRRSPPPPASTPPENSPRPPISIAPRPSNVPPPPRLTPPTSPQATPVPSDSNPPALSPPKIRLAPPPRALVSPPSPTNNTAPNSPGSSNSTGNGGIGTGGMVAIGAAIGIIMLSLVGLALWCMRRRRKEISGLNGVYVMPSSLGSSPRSGSTFTKTHSTAPLIASGSSSDCVSLPTESSGLGNSRPLFAFEELVKATNGFSSQNLLGEGGFGSVYKGYLPDGRDVAVKQLKIGGGQGEREFKAEVEIISRVHHRHLVSLVGYCICETRRLLVYDYVPNNTLYFHLHGVGGLALDWATRVKIAAGAARGIAYLHEDCHPRIIHRDIKSSNILLDNNYEAKVSDFGLAKLALDSNTHVTTRVMGTFGYMAPEYASSGKLTEKSDVFSYGVVLLELITGRKPVDASQPMGEESLVEWARPLLNHALENEELESLADPRLEKNYIESEMFRMIEAAAACVRHSASKRPRMGQVVRAFDTLAIADLTNGMRVGESELFNSAQQSEEIRLFRRMAFGSQNYSIDCYSLDN; this is translated from the exons ATGGCAACTGTATCTCCATCCCCAAATTCACCCCCCTCTGCTACTCCACCACCTTTAAACGGTACACCACCACCATCCTCTACTAGTTCACCACCACAAGCCTCCTCTCCTCCTCCCACTTCCCCACCTTCACAGCCCAATGCCAATCCACCAGACCCAAGAACCCCTCCTGCTCCATCACCACCACCCCAAACCCCTCCTCCTACTGTTTCTAATCCTCCTCCTGCCACACCATCAACCCCTCCACCACAACCACCACCTCCTATGACATCACGTTCTCCGCCTTTATCCAGTAGTGATCCTCCATCAAACTCCAATTCTCCTCCACCACTATCAGCAACTCCGCCTGTGAgctcacctccaccaccaccaccatctaaTCCACCATCAACTGCACCTCCACCACCACTGTTGAATCCACCTACAAGTTCCTCTCCACCATCACCATCAACAACACCACCTCAAAATTCTCCACCACCATCATCGACACCTCCACCTCAAAGTTCATCTCCATCACCGCCTCAAATCtcatctccaccaccaccatcatcaccgCCACCTCAGAGTTCACCTCCACCACCATCTCTGCCACCTCAGAGTtcacctccaccaccatcaACACCGCCACCTCAGAGTTCACCTCCATCACAACCCTCATCTAGGCCACCTCaaaattcaccaccaccacctcctccgaCCCCCCCACCAGCATCCTTGCCACCTCCTCGAAGATCACCTCCACCACCAGCATCAACTCCACCTGAGAATTCACCACGTCCACCAATTTCAATAGCCCCTCGTCCCAGTAATGTGCCCCCACCTCCTAGGCTTACTCCTCCAACTTCTCCTCAAGCAACACCTGTCCCATCAGATTCCAATCCACCAGCATTGTCACCGCCAAAAATAAGATTGGCTCCGCCTCCACGCGCACTTGTTTCCCCGCCATCACCCACGAACAATACCGCCCCTAATTCACCTGGAAGTTCAAACTCCACAGGTAATGGGGGCATCGGTACTGGAGGTATGGTGGCTATTGGTGCAGCAATAGGAATTATAATGCTCAGCCTTGTTGGACTGGCTCTCTGGTGCATGAGGAGGCGGCGAAAAGAGATTTCTGGACTCAATGGTGTTTATGTTATGCCATCTTCTTTGGGCTCTTCTCCAAGATCAG GTTCAACTTTCACAAAGACTCATTCTACGGCTCCCCTAATTGCAAGTGGTTCTAGCAGTGATTGTGTTTCTTTGCCAACTGAATCAAGCGGATTAGGTAATTCAAGGCCTTTGTTTGCGTTTGAAGAGCTAGTCAAGGCGACAAATGGGTTTTCATCCCAAAACCTTTTGGGAGAAGGTGGATTTGGTTCTGTATACAAAGGTTACCTTCCAGATGGGAGAGATGTGGCAGTGAAACAGCTAAAAATTGGTGGAGGGCAAGGTGAGCGAGAATTTAAAGCTGAAGTTGAGATTATTAGTCGCGTACACCACCGCCATTTGGTTTCTCTTGTGGGCTACTGCATATGTGAGACCCGAAGATTGCTCGTATATGATTATGTCCCTAACAATACCCTTTATTTCCATCTTCACG GGGTGGGTGGGCTGGCTCTGGATTGGGCAACACGTGTTAAGATTGCTGCTGGAGCAGCTCGGGGAATAGCTTATCTCCATGAAGACT GTCATCCTCGGATTATTCACAGGGATATTAAGTCGTCAAATATTCTCTTAGATAACAACTATGAAGCTAAG GTTTCAGACTTTGGGCTTGCCAAATTAGCTCTTGATTCAAACACTCATGTAACAACTCGTGTTATGGGAACCTTTGG ATACATGGCCCCTGAATATGCATCAAGCGGCAAATTAACAGAGAAATCTGATGTATTCTCATATGGAGTTGTGCTTTTGGAGCTAATCACTGGACGGAAGCCTGTGGATGCATCCCAGCCCATGGGAGAGGAGAGTCTTGTTGAATGG GCTCGACCTTTGCTAAATCATGCACTAGAAAATGAGGAACTTGAAAGTTTGGCAGATCCAAGGCTTGAAAAGAACTACATTGAAAGCGAAATGTTCCGGATGATTGAGGCTGCTGCGGCCTGTGTGCGGCATTCAGCTTCTAAGAGGCCACGGATGGGACAG GTTGTTAGAGCTTTTGATACTTTAGCGATAGCAGATCTAACCAACGGAATGAGAGTGGGAGAAAGTGAGCTATTCAACTCTGCACAACAATCTGAAGAAATTAGACTGTTTCGAAGGATGGCATTTGGTAGTCAAAATTACAGTATAGATTGTTATAGCCTGGATAATTAA